The nucleotide window GCGCGTCTATTTCATGCTCGTTCAACGATTGGGTTGACGGTCCATGAGCTATCCTCGGCCTCTGATGTAACAGAGGCCACTATTAGCTACATCGAAAACAACCATGGTCAGCCAACACTTCGTGTACTGAAAAAACTGTCTGTTGTACTTGATGTTTCGCTATCCTTCCTTGGATGCTATGATCTGCTACCCGAAGAGTCAATTGGCCAAAGGGTCAGAAAGCATAGGTTAATGAACGGGCTGACAATCCGCGAATTTGCAACGTTAATTGGAGTATCTGAAAAAAGTGTTCGTAACTGGGAGAAAGACAATTGCGTTCCTTTATCAGACATTCAGGGAAAGTTACGATTTTAATGCTTACCCAATAAGTCAGTCAACGATGCCGCATCTTCGATGTGGAATCGTCGTTTTCCGAAGAAGTGGACAATCTATAGTATCCCAGGGGATTCCCTTTTCCCGACAAAATGAGCCGTTGACGACTTGACTAAGCGAATATCTCTCAGACTGGTGATACACCCTATCCCTGGCAGCTTCATCGACTAACAGGTCACACCCCTCGGATTTGATTTAGAACTTCTTGTTCCTTTTGTTTAGCGAAACTTTGACACTCTTTATATACTTCATCGAGAATACTAACTAAACCGCATCTTATTTTATCGAAATTTAGAGGTAAATATTGGATTCTAAAATTTTTTATTTTCTCCAATCTTTTTTCAAGAATAAAACGGATCTCATCATCACTTTTTCCTCGATATATACTTCTCCAATATTCGCAATGTTTACAGCCGTCCAAACAGTCGTTTCCAAAGGGTTTTAATAACTTTTCCCATGCGTTAGGCACTTCGGATAGTGACATTTGATCATATTCCTTCTTTTTCTCATTACACTCTTTACATGAGAGTAGGACATTACCTTGGACATCCAAACCCGCCCGAAAGCGATTCATAGCTTCTACATGTTCTCTAACTGACTCGAAATTTTCGTTAAATACCCTTTCGCAATAAACACATCTCGGACCAAAATATTTTTTAACAGACTCAATATAGATAGGATCTTTTACTGTAGAATCCTTTATGTATTCTTTATTTACTGCTGATAAAATCATATTCACCAATTTGTTAGC belongs to Heliomicrobium undosum and includes:
- a CDS encoding HNH endonuclease, giving the protein MSYNPFEVFSNSSRGTADVANKLVNMILSAVNKEYIKDSTVKDPIYIESVKKYFGPRCVYCERVFNENFESVREHVEAMNRFRAGLDVQGNVLLSCKECNEKKKEYDQMSLSEVPNAWEKLLKPFGNDCLDGCKHCEYWRSIYRGKSDDEIRFILEKRLEKIKNFRIQYLPLNFDKIRCGLVSILDEVYKECQSFAKQKEQEVLNQIRGV
- a CDS encoding helix-turn-helix domain-containing protein; its protein translation is RAENTLGEVSINKETFVTATHLRGTQPKDPDTPGARLFHARSTIGLTVHELSSASDVTEATISYIENNHGQPTLRVLKKLSVVLDVSLSFLGCYDLLPEESIGQRVRKHRLMNGLTIREFATLIGVSEKSVRNWEKDNCVPLSDIQGKLRF